In Lepus europaeus isolate LE1 chromosome 19, mLepTim1.pri, whole genome shotgun sequence, the genomic window gacgcccccacccctgcctcggGCTATTCCTGGCTTCCGGAAGCAGTCCAGCTGCATGGCTATAATTACCCTGGGCTTGGCGCACGTGTGCAGGACGTGCGGGGGCTCCTGGGATCGGGGCAGGGGACGCGCCCAGCCCCCCTCAGAGCACAGCCTGGGGTCTagctgctgggggcaggtggcCTGGAGCCCCCGCCCCGTCCCGGCCACCTCACCTCGCCCCGCAGCTCGGCCATCTTCCTGTCCATGCTGGAGCGGGCTCCCAGCTCGTCCTCCAGGTCTTCGGACATGCGGCCCAGCTCGTCCTGGTGCGTCTCCTTGAGGATGCTGAGCTGCAAGGGCGCCCCCGCCTGGTTACACGGCAGCGCCCAGCAGGGCGCCTGGGCGGCAGGGACACACCTGGGCCGCGGTcacccacagcagcagcccagagCGAGCTTGTCAAAGAGTTGAACTTCATCCCGCCCCCACCCAAAGCCCCTCCGATGGTTCCCAGCCAGCTGCGCCAGGACGGAGGCCAGCGCTGCTCTGGGGGCCCGGGCGCATCCCTGCCCGCTGCCCTTGAacctcctgctcccctcctcagcTCACTCTTCCAGGCACAGTGGGCtccttagttatttattttattttttaagatttatttatttatttgaaaagcagagttacagaggggcagaggcagagagagagagaggtcttccatctgctggttcactctccaaatggccacattggccaaaGCTaggcttatccgaagccaggagccaggagcttcttccgggtctcccacatgggtgcagggacccaagggcttggggcatcttccgctgctttcccaggccatagcagagagctggatgggaagtggagcagccgggacttgaaccggcgcccatatgggatgctgcaggaggcagctttacccactatgccacagggccagcctcctccttattttttaaaataaattttctttgatctattttgactttattagaaaggcaaagagacagagggtgagggagagatctttcatgtgctggttcactccccagaagctcacaagagccaggactgggccagggtgaagccaggagcctggaattcaatccaggcctcccatggagGTGTCCCGCAGAGACCTAGGTCCTGCAGCCGTCACCGCTGCCGCCCAGGGCGTGCCTCAGCAGGACGCTgggccagaggcagagcagccggaGCTGACGGTGCTCACAGGGGAAGCTGGGGGCCCGCGTGGAGGCCTGCAGGACACCTCGACGCGCAGCTGGGCGGGGGCGGAGCGTCCTCAGCACACCATGGTGCAGGCAGGGCGCCGCTCGCAGGGGCTCTCACGTGGCTCTGAGCTTCCCGGCGGCGCGTCAGCCCCTCTCCTGCAGCGGGCACGCTTCCCGAGTGACCGCAAGGCCTCGCCCTAAGCCCCGAAGAGggtgcagaggggcctggggacCCGCACTTTAGGGTTTTCGGGTAAGAGCTGCCTGGCACAGTCTTCAAGCTGGCCTGGGTCCTCTCACCTCCAGGAAACCCCGCCAGCCCAGCCTGGTTCTGCCTGGGTGgctgcgccccctggtggccatgGGAAGTTTGCACAGGAGGCCGAGGTCCCAgcccagcctgacccaggcccccTTACGGCAGCGGTAGACCCAGTGTCTGCAGAAGGGGACGCGAGGCCCCAGGGTCCTGGATGCCACAAGGCTTCGGAGACCGCGGGCACCGTCTAGGCACCCAGTGTGACGTCCAGGCTCCTCCCCTTCACTCTGACCTGCAAGGGCCCCTTGCTGTCTCACCTCTCATTACTCTCCAGCTGCTCTGGCTGCCTCTGTGCCCCACACTCCCAAGGCTTGttcctgcctcaggacctttgcacatgctgtgcCTTCTGCCAGGAACACGTGCCTTCTATCTCTTCCAGAATGCCTCCTCACCCCTTTAGATCATGCCTCAAACGTCACCGTCCCAGAGCCCTTCCCTgagcccccaccccatcccttttacccagctttggctccttCACGAATCAAGAATGTACGCACCTGGCTACTGGTGCATCCCCTCCACCCGCCCCCTTAGCCTCCACAAGGAGGGAGAACAACCGTTGACTGAATGAATATAtgaatttccttctctctcccatcactgctgccacctccaggaagcctcccgcGGTCTCCAGGACTCACCTGCTTGAGCATCTCCTGCTTGGTCTTGTTTAGCTCCTCGTACTTGATCTTCCACTGGCTCAGCTCCCCCTCCAGCTTCTCGATGTTTCTGCTCAGGGCCAGTTTGTCCCTGGGGAGAGGACAGGGAGGGACGGCCACGCGTGAGCCCTCTGCTCAGTCCCCACTGAGGGCGACCCTGCTGTGCCTGCGCACTCGGCCCCTGCGGAGCCCACGCCCACAGTTCCTGCCTGCGCCCAGGCTCTGGCCCTCCCACTGTGGCAGGCACCTCTCTTTGCATTTCACCTGGGGACGCAGCCCACACTCGCCCCCACTGAGTGCAGGTGCCAGTGTGGGGAGGCGACCGGGTCTCCGGGGCACTGGgcaccctgtgcacctgctgccctccctctgGGCCCAAGCTCATGTGTCAAGGCCAGTGTATCCCTGTCCCTGCCTGCTCTCCCATCTGCGGCTCCTGGTGCAGTCCGGTGCAGCCATGCATTTCTGCCATCAGAAAAGCCACAGGATGCCACCCAAGGACTCTGGGAGGGACAGCCCGCCCCCCGCCATCATCACTGTGCGGGGTCCCAACCCCCCACTCTGCATCTGCACCGGGACCAAGCAGGCACCTGGCCCTGGCAGCCGTGGCTCGGCTTCAGCACGCCGGGCCTCCTGGCCCCACACTGCGCATCCAGACGGGGGCCCTTAGAGGCGGGGCATTCTCGGTGATCCCAGACTGGGGGTCCTTGAGTGGGTGGGGCCAGCGGGGCCTGACCCCCATGACGGCTGGGAGACCCCACCCAGCCAGGAAGTATCTGTCACCCTGGACACTGCTGGAGGCAGAATGACCTGAGCTGAGACCCTCCGGTGTTCCTTGCGCACAGCCCCCGCCCTCCCCAGGAGTGCACTTGCCTTCGCTCAGAGCAGGACCAAAGGCTGCTCAGCACGCCCGGGAAGTCCCATCACCACAGCAACAGCACCTGTGCGTTCCAGCCGCCAGCCCCACACACCTGTGCCGGCCGCCCTGGGCTGTCCCGGGAGGGGCCTTAACTCGGGGTGCGTGCTCTGGGTGCGTCCGCTGCTCGGATCACCACCACGGCCACTCCAATGGAGTCTAGACTCTGACCGCTGCGTTATTTCTCCTACAGGAGCCGTGCCCAGACTCCCCCACATCCCAGTACACAGGGTTTCCATGGACTACTTCCCAGTTCCGTCTGTGCACTGGTTGGTTTTCGCTTGCTTCTGTGCCTTGCAGAGCTGGGGTGTGCTCTGCCGCAGGTTGGAGGCCACAAGGCCAAGAcgaggtgtgggcagggctggctccaCCTCGGAgctgcgccccctcccctccctgaccCCGGCCCCGCTGCTGGGGGATCTGTGAGCAGCTTTGCAACACCCTCacctctgccttcatcttcataAAGGCATTGTGCTTTTTCAGAGCATTTATAAATAGGCTATGCTATGCATGCATCTAATTTCTAGACAATAAAGCTACCAAATGCTCCTTATTAACAGGCCTGTGCCCGCTAAGTTGCCCCCATCAAGGTCACGGGTGACCTccatggtccaagtgcatggtcCAACAGCTCAGTGCAAGCTTCTCTTGTTCCCCAGCGCTGGCTGCCGCCctgtcccctccacccctccccctgcctctaaGAGACTGAACTTGGCTGGTCCCCGGGGCCCGCCCTCCTATCTCCCCGTCCACCCGGACCCGTCACAGCTCTCAGTGACCTCTCACCAACTCCGTGCGCCATCTCTGGGGGCACCATTGACCGCAACACTTCCCAGCCCAAAGCCCCGGCAGCCTCCCCCGGatgtccctgccccctccctgcttaTGGCATCTGCCCCACCAGCACGGGAGCTCCACAAAGGCAGAGTTTTGGCGTCTTTGTGGCTCTGTTCCCAGGGCTGTGCATAGGGCCGCggcctggagcaggtgcaccaCACGTATTATTTGCGTGAACAGACACAAACTGTCATGGGATCCTCGGGTAGAGAACTTCTGTTCTCAAGTTTCAAGACGTAAGCCTGTTTCCTTCCCAAGTCGCACGCTGTGTGACACTGACTTTTCTCCTTGACTCAGGGCCCCGCCACCGCCCCACCCCCTTGGCCTCTGACCCCCAGCCCCCCAAGACTCACTCTCGCTCCTTGAGCAGCACCTTCTGGGACTCATCCAGCCGCAGCCTCAGGGCGGTCAGCTTGGAGGCATCGTCCTCGGTGGAGACCGTGTCCTCCCAGGGCAGCCGGCTGCGCTCCTGGCGGCCCGAGCTGCTCCGGGGACCCCCGGGCCCCAGGCTGCGCGCCCCCCAGCAGCCCTCAGGCTCCTCCGGTCTGCTCTGCAGGAGGCTCTccatcagctccagctcctgcagggACCAAGTCGGGGGCTGGGCCGGAGGGCGCAGGGCCCGGGGCCGAGATGAGCTGGCTGGGTCACCCAGGACAAGGCCACCAGGTCTCCGTTTCTGTCCATCTCCGAAGACGGAGGGACAGGCccttctcccagcctccccctcaTTTCCTGGGACTGTACAGAGCCAGCCACTGAGGTCAGCCGGATCCTGGAGCTTCCCCAGGCACGATGGTGAGCTCCCTGTCACTGGAGGTATGCAAGCACTGGTGGGAATGGATGCTGGAGCTGGGATTCCTACAGTGGCTGAAGGTTAGATTCTCTCAGAAGGAAGTCTCACTCCTGAGATCCCAGTTTCCAAGGCACGGGGCGAGCGGTGACATGGTCACAGCCACACAGTGGGTGCACCTGGGAGTAGAACCAGCTCCCAGACAGGACGCGGGAAGGGCAGCGGCCCAGGGCTCAGCCTCCCGCCATGCCTCTGCAGCCCGTCCCTGGGCATGTCTTGGTCACAACCCCTTGAGGGCCACGGCTCCAGTTCCAGCGTGGCTTCTCCCACGAGTGTGGGCCAgtccctctctctgcatccctCGGTTTCACTGTGTGGACTGGGACGGGGCCCCAAGGACTCCCTGAGGACGAAGACTCTACTGTACAGCAGACTGTCCGGGGAGAGGACAGTTTTATTCCCCATTTCACAAATGGGAAGCGGGCAGGGAAAGGACTCGGGTGGGCCACAGAGCACTGGGGGGGCTGGGCCGCAGTCACACTCAGACTGCAGGGACGGTGCCACCAGGTCCCAACAGGGGCAGTGAGCACTGTTTCCGGACCCCGGGAGCCAGCTGTGCGCACCCCAGGCCCATGGCGCTGTGGTGACATGGGCAGGCAGACAGGATTAAATCAACCAGACTGGGGAGCCGGAAGACCACGCcccctgtatgcccacctgccaatcagacttcgtaaccactccccttggaagtgaataaaaggcctggagtcCCGTGAGCCCTTAAGGCCGCCTCTCCGCCTGCACCAAGCTGTCTGGCTGCTCTCAATCGCACACCTTGCTCGATGTGGCTCTCTGCCTGGACACAACTTGTGCTTCTAGACTTTTCCCCTAAGttaagccctcactttcctgtgcctttttttcactaaataaacatttaaaaaacttacCATGTGGCCTGGTTTATTTTAAGCTGATAGTCAGCATTCTTCTCTGAACAGATAGCAAGAACCGACCCAGATTACTGATATTTAAAATTACTAATGAGGATGGCCAGTACCcgtggggcctgggcaggggagaggagcggGCAGCCGAGGGCTTCCCAGAGGCgctggcctggctgggggcacagctggagctgagcctaggCCCTGCCCCTGGGGCGGGGAGCTGCTCTTACTGCCCCTCCCCAAACTCCCCAGGCCCCCTCTGCCCTGGGCTTGTGCACAGGTCGTTTCACCCCCAATGCCTTCTGGTCCTTTCCATAGAGAACTCCTACTCACCTCCCTTGTCTCAGCTTCAACTGACCACTTCCGGGAAAGCTGCCCTGACGCCCCCTCCCCAAAGCCTGGGTCAGGGACCTCCTCCGTGATCCTTGGGCCCTGGAGACCCCTCCTCCCAAGACTTCCCGGGACCCCTCTGCGGTCCCAAGGGGATGATTCCTTGGTTCTGTTAACTTCTCAGATGCCAGAGTGGAGAACCCACCAGAACTTAGGAGGGTCCGCGCTGGGACCTCTGGGGGTGACACAGCCCCAGCTCAGGgagtgacagctcccaggggccaggcccctccccgcTCCTTTCccagccccgccgccccgcccctcgccgcgcacctggctgctgggaggCCTCTCGCACCCGACGTCTCGCACCGGCTCTTGCTCATGCTCGCGCTCGGGCTCCGGGCCGTCGCCGCGTGGCTGCTCGGCGGCCGCCCGGGCTCCCCGCAGGCGCGCCAGCTCGCGGCCGCGCGCCTCGCACTCGCCCTGCGCCTCGTGGCGCTCGCGCCGCGCGCCCGCCAGCTCCTTGGTGAGCGCGTCGAGGCGCTGGCGCAGCTGGCGCACCTCCTCGCGCGCGCGGTTGCGCTCGGCGCGCACCTTGCTCCACTTCTCGCGCCAGTTGGCCGTGCAGTCCGACCACCAGCGCATGGTCTTCTCCATCTgcgccgcccgcgcccgcgcctcCTCCAGCTCGCGCAGCCGCAGCTCCTCGCGGCTCTCCCAGTCGCCGTCGGCCAGCAGCGCGG contains:
- the CCDC102A gene encoding coiled-coil domain-containing protein 102A; translated protein: MSHGPSPRLAESPQLSKGSLLTILGSPSPERMGPADSLPPTPSSGTPSPGPPPALVLPPPSALLADGDWESREELRLRELEEARARAAQMEKTMRWWSDCTANWREKWSKVRAERNRAREEVRQLRQRLDALTKELAGARRERHEAQGECEARGRELARLRGARAAAEQPRGDGPEPEREHEQEPVRDVGCERPPSSQELELMESLLQSRPEEPEGCWGARSLGPGGPRSSSGRQERSRLPWEDTVSTEDDASKLTALRLRLDESQKVLLKEREDKLALSRNIEKLEGELSQWKIKYEELNKTKQEMLKQLSILKETHQDELGRMSEDLEDELGARSSMDRKMAELRGEMERLQAENAAEWGRRERLETDRLGLERENKKLRAQVGDLEEALARRRRQTASALDCDLRASQAALFEKNKELADLKHVHGKLKKQMQEKAAELAHANRRVEQHEAEVKKLRLRVEELKKELAQAEDELDEAHNQARKLQRSLDEQTEQSENLQVQLEHLQSRLRRQQQNAPLFGKMRSARFGAEEAGDGASDLDEDEDLQIQVA